A window of Salvia splendens isolate huo1 chromosome 8, SspV2, whole genome shotgun sequence genomic DNA:
gattttggattttttCCAAACTTCATCACCAAACTTAGTGCAAACTTTGCAAAGTAATTGAAGATATTAATTTCccacaaattaaaatataaaaatattattctctctATCATGGAATCAAATTTTTGGGCacatagattaagaaattatattgAATAATATgagaaatgaattaattaaaaaattcaaagagTGAGAGTAAGGTGATGGAATAAAATACGAATGATTTTAGTTTGAATCCGAAAAAGGAATAAGACTCAGCTTAGTGGGGACGAAGGGAGAAAGTATTAAATCTATAAAAAGATTTTTGCATTTAAATATCTTCTTCAACCACTCTTCATATTTGGTCCGTAAAAAAAAGATATACTTTCACATAGTAATATTCAAATATTttgttaaatatttatataattaaaggaGATGAGACGATAGAGTTCTAGAGAATTCTATGAAGAAATATGACGAATAAGACAACATCACGTATCCCATGTGACTTGGCCCTTATCCATTACGTCCACGTGGCAGTCGTTCGGACAAGCTGCTTAGCTGTAAGAGTTACTACACGTGGTCCCCACCTCCACCGCACATTCTACTTTCCCCCTCAATTTTTCCTGCCCTGCTCATTATGCAAAGGCATAATTTTGCTATCGCCAAACCTTCTATTTCGATACGGACAATTTTACCCTTGAACTGGATTCATGATCCAATCTTCCCTAATTGGGATGGATTTGGAAATTGTCAGAAATGGGTTTGTGGAGAATCTTCACCTACTTCCAAAATGATGGAGGGAagcattttaaattttgtgGTTAGAATTAATTTCTACCAAAGTGAATTGGTTAGCTTTAAAATTTTACCTTAATCTTATGGAGTAGTTGATACTTGATGgcatttttacatttttatggTTGTTACTAGTTTTGCTTATCATCAACTATTAGTATTTTCTTCCGAGAAGGTCTCCTATGCAAGCTTACTCCCTCTgttttttaagaataaaaatatttgaaacgacaaatattttaatgcacaatttgataaagtaagagagagggtgagaaaaattagtaaagtaagagagagggagagaaaatgtggtaaagtaagagagaagaatagAAAAAAgtggtaaattaagagagagaaagataaaaattggtaaaaagggagaaaaaagggtggtgaagtaagagagaggaagagaaaaaagtggtaaagtaagagatgtagagaaaaattaatattagtggATTATAAGGTCCACTTTATTAGTGGTATAAggagtaaataaattgatgtacaTGGGTGTaaagatttcctaaaataaaaagtttgaaagttgttatttttaaggaacagattaaaatggaaagagttgctatttttaaagtaCGGAGAGAGTAATAGATAATACACTTAATCAAACATAAGAAACTGTCCATGTAGGTAAAACatcttttacaatttttatacTATTGTCCTTCTATTGTTGAGTCGAATTATTTTTTGAAGTCCTACTCTGGCTGAGTTTATGGAAAAACTCTAACCATTTAATATCCTATAGTATATTCTCACTTCTACAATGATCTCTtcaattgtgtattttattctttctttctcCACTTAATTCACTAACCGTTATTCCTTAATCTTTGTGTTAAAAAAAGTCTCATCTTTGTCCAAGACCAGTGCATCTAACCATTATTCGCAATGACTTATTTCCGTACAAATTGTTAAAACTACTGTACTAACCGTTGTTAAAAGGCCAAATCAAACCCTTTGAACCTTTGTTAAAAATGGATTCCACACTATAGTATACTCGTTGGCTtcaacaatttcaatttcaatttcaatttcaatttcaattttatagtACATTAGAGAATCATTATGCATAGTGATTAGTAGGTGaggaaaaatataataaaaacaataaaaaagtgCCAACCTTGTTCAATTATTGAAGCACAATGATGTCAATTTGAACTCTAAAATAATCTGTCATCCATCTCTACTTCAACACAGAGGGTATAATAATCTATATTCAGAAATTGGTCatcacaaaaaatataaaaaaaaagtcggCCACAGACCATTGTTTGCAGTAATAATATCATTGGGCAACCGGCAACCGGCTATCACACAACCCATgcaaaaatccatcaatataAGTAACGCATGCACTCACTCTTTCTCAATCACTCACCTTCATCATCTCTCTTTTTAATTTCCCGACAATGCCGGACCACTTCAACACCCCCTTCCGCCGCCTGGCCGTGGGCAACCGCGATGAGTTCACCCAGCCCGGCGCCATCAAGGCCGCCGTCGCCGAGTTCATAAGCACCCTCATCTTCGTCTTCGCCGGCTCCGGCGCCGGCATTGCCTACAACAACCTCACCGGCGACGGCCCCGCCTCCCCCTCCGGTTTGATCTCCGCCTCCATCGCCCACGCCTTCGGCCTTTTCGTCGCCGTCGCTATCAGCGCCAACATCTCCGGTGGCCACGTCAACCCCGCCGTCACCTTCGGCCTCTTCGTCGGCGGTAACATCACCCTCTTCCGCGGCATCCTTTACATCATCGCGCAGCTCCTCGGCTCCACTGCTGCCTCCGCCCTCCTCATCTTCGTCACCGGCGCGGTATGGTCCCGCAAACATTTAATATAGGGATGGATAATAGCTATTTAAATCACGATCATATTTTatagttgaaaaaaaattaattaaaattcatttttttaaatgactctgtacgaattttaaaaataaaaataataaaataataattaaatgtgaCTGAAATGAGAGAACTGATTATtaacttatttattaaaaataattaaagtgaaatttgaatattatattttcgtgataaaatgaaatacagtactataattttttgtGGAGAGAGGAAAGTATTATAAAGTAAAGTTAATTCGACTTTGCAGGCTGTTCCGACATTCGGAGTGGCAGGGATCTCGGTGTGGTCGGCATTCGTGTtcgagatcgtggcgaccttcgGGCTGGTGTACACGGTGTACGCGACGGCGGTCGACCCCAAGAAGGGCGAGATCGGCATCATCGCCCCCATTGCTATTGGTCTGATCGTGGGAGCGAACATCTTCGCGGCCGGGCCTTTCACTGGTGCAGCAATGAACCCGGCCGTGGCCTTCGGACCGGCTCTTGTAGGCTTCAGCTGGGCCAACCACTGGATTTACTGGGCCGGGCCGCTCATTGGGGGCGGCATCGCTGGTGTTGTGTACGAGGTGTTCTTCATCAGCCACACCCACGAGCCATTGTCGGAGTTCTAAGGATTTATTCATCAAATTTAATTGGGAGTTTATGCGATCTGTGTTGCGTTTGGTTTGTTGATGAATTTGAGGAGTTTATTTTAGTTTGTAATTTCGTTATTTGTTGTTTCAACTTTGGAATTATTGGTGGGTTGGTCTCTTTATCAAATATATTTCTTTACTATTAACTTATACCTCATACTTTGTCCTAGTGTTAATTTAAAGATTCACCTCCTATAATAAATGAGACCTACACTATATTTGATAATGTAAGTTATGCATATAAAGTTGAAGAATGATTTACATGGTATTAAAAGGCTTTAGAGTTAGGTAGAAAAAGTGTTTtgtaatactactatattattaatgaaaataaaaatgagttaaTAGAGGTAGTTGGTGTGCTTAAATACTAATAGTAGTACTCAATTTCTTTTACTTGTTCgtgtataataaattaattaaatacgtAGTTGATGATCCCATCCAAGTAATTTCAAGGGCGTTAATACATACTGAGCCAACTAAGTGATATAAATAGGTTGACAATTcgttgatttgattttttttttctaatataatGGACTACCAGCTCTAATTTAAGATTATCACAAAATTTTTATAGtcctaattaaaaattaaagaaatagaCGTATATTACTAGAATAATACACATGATGCAACGGAAAAGTGTAAGTAAGAAATAAATTGTCTTTGTTTGTTTCCTCAATAATACTtactgtatttttatttttgggtacatatatatacatatagtgAGCTGGCCAAAATGTCGAATTATTTGATCCAATCCcataaaataaattgataatgTTGAAATAGGTAGTTTTCAGTCCTTGTTGGCAACGTTTTACGTCTTTGTCTCATCATAATTCATAGTATATACTTTTTCattgaaataattaaagtaaCCCTACctaattaatctaattaaataatatagtagCAGTTCGCTAGGGAACTAGAAAAagtaatactattatttaatcTCCTACTTAATATAAAGATCCTATAATTTGGCTAAGATTAAAAATAgcttaattatataaaaacgTAATAATAGGGTTTTTGAGTCTCATTTTGATTTCCCAATTCCTTATATATCCTTCATAATTGTAATGTAACACATGaaaatagtattttattaacTCAATCCACCTATATTTTATAAAACTACTACTCTAttaatttttacaattcatatttCCCCCCTTTTCAAAACTCGGTTATAACTTACAGAAGGTACTAATACTTAGTTATAGAAAAAGAGTCACATCGAGTGCGAAATTTCTAATGtagaaattttaattatatatcacCCCcacaaaattctaatttaattccGGCGAACCAATAACTGCACTTCATTTTATAAGTTAATAACGATGTGGCATTAAATATTTATGTGTGTGGTCGGAGAAATCAGAAAGATATGTATATTAAAAGATTCATGGTTTAGGAAGacgatactccctccatccgaaCATAGTTGAATCATATTATTGTCTCaagatagttgagtcatttccttttttgataaaaattttattctctcttactttactttttctttctctcttattattattattttttaactctctccactttaatctTTACCATATAAATTTCTTAAATTCTATATCCAAAATAAATGCCTCAACTATGTGACTACATGGACCGGAGCTAGGAAGTATTAATCTTGTGAATATCTTCAAATAcgtataattatataaatatatatatatatatatatatcattatGTTTGTCTTTGACAACTCAGTTTCTTATGTATACAGTATCCATTCAATACGGCTCTTGGATGGCCTATATTGAAaatgtgttaatttttttaaagtaaaaaagaacCCAGAAATAAATTGTAATCTATATTGAAAGTATTAGGTGGCGATACATGTGCTCCTTTAATTTCCTCTCTCAATAATGTGGTTGCTACTATATGAATGTGATGTGTTATAAAATTACTTTTCTGGCATAATATTACAAGTATTAAACGGACAAAGATGTACTAATACTAATGTAACTAAACTAACACATGAGTATGTTTTGAATTCTTATTGAAAATGTCCCATTTCAATAATTGAATCCAAACATTGAAAAGTAGATCAAATGATTGGGGCActtttaaatttcaaacaaagTTGAAAACCAGCTAAGGGTgtgaccaattttttttttggattcaactcgtttctattttatttagatATATAAAGATATAAATGTGCAAAATCTTAAATTGAATGGAAACCGAGGGTGTGTTTGATTAATACTAGTagaataattaaagtatacaCTTTTGTCTTTTAACTTGCATCTACCCATCTAAAATTGAAAACTACTGTCTAAATTAGAATCAAGAAATTTGATCAATTTAAAGTTAAttacacaattttttaaaattacgaTTATATCATAATTCAAAAAAGTTTCTCAATTGTTTAATGACAAAAATTTCGGCATGCTACATGACAAAATATGAGTATTAGCCAAGCCTAAAATTTAGGACTTAACTGATTAAATGTATTAAACGACGTCATTTAAAAAATCGAATACTTTGTCCAGATAATATTTTCCGTTTGTCACATCATACAAATTTTTTTCCATATCTTATATTATGagataataattgaaaaaatgtCATAGTTGTTTATTTTTGTAAGTCCCTAGATTATCCAGAAATAGATCATATTTGATAGCTTTTCTTAATATCTCCAAGGTCAAATGTCTTGAGTTCGAATTTAGTGTAACACGACATCTGAATATCCGATAGTTAACCCTacacatacacacaaacacaaagtATTTCCCAaactcaaaattttgaaaacgcACTATTACAtatctaaacaaagaaacaaataCAGTATTACATCTAAAATGACAAGAAAACAGTATTGGAATAAAAAGGCAAAAGAAAAAGGACCACAAAAAAAGATATTTTTCATAATGAATGTAGAGGTTTGTATGGAACTCGACATCGTGGGTGTCAGTCTCAATGAAAATAAAACTAACAATGCTACAATACAAATTGGGCCTTGTGTTTCACATGCTGTGGGGCCAGACCATGTGAATGGTGGTAGGTAGCTCTACACTCTCTTGAGTGTGTGTGATTGAGAGAGAAGTGGGATAGCATGTGGAGTGCGACCTACCCTTCTAAATCATCATcagtcaattttttttgtttagagTTACCCCTTGTTGTTTCACGGaacaaaaatgaattaaatgattATAGTGTTTTTTTTGGGTTTGATTAAGTGTACTAAACCCGCTTTGCAAAATTCAACTAATCATGTTCGATCAGGTTTAtagattaaggccgaaagtctgTATTGCTTACTAATTTGATATTATgcaagagcatccactatagggaaTATGGGGCGGACGCCCCGGAGGGGGCGACGACGGGGCGGAAGAGGCTTCGGCGACTAGGGGTGATGGCCTAGCGGCGGGGCGAGGACAGGGCGATGGCTGGGCGATCTATAGTGGGGCGACGGAGCGATAGGCGTCCGCCCccttgttgttttaattttcttttaaaaataaccCCTGTAAATACTACCCCTCCACCATCCATTTACCCTATTTTCACACATTTcccttcattcactatctacactttcactctctaaaaatgcacggtggagacgatgAATCCCCCGACTCGCACGAATCGGTatatggcggcaatccttcccagccgtcgggatatggcggctaatTATTTCAATTCGGTTGATTTAAAAACGaaacgaaaaaaataaaatgaagattggttataaaatttcggggctattggaagtgtctgCCTATAGTGGGGCAGTGGAAGAAAAAATTGGGGCTGTGAACAAAAAATTGGGACGGTGGACAAAAAAAGGGGCCGAGGCTATTGGGGAAGGcagcctatagtggatgctttAAGAGTGATGATAAACAACCAAATTTTGTACAaggttatattaataatttgatgtaataattgtatattaaaataataaatttagtgagtggacaagttaaaaagacttattagcaaccttattttttatttttatatttgaatttcctttttattgtttttataatttgaattaaCGAATGCACTAATTAAATTTATGGTTctacaaaagtaaaaaaattatacacaaatcataaatatatgaccacaatattatgcactttccatggcatccatatattttaattaaatgcataaataaatctattttttttcaaataaactagttttttgttgtacaaaatttggtcacatAGATTTGTTGATTctgtaatattataaaaatagtcGGTTCTTTAtcaatactccatccgtcccactctaagagcatttctatttttgcaccagattttatatagtaaatattgttttgtgagttgagagtgaagagaataaagtaagagtgaatATCAAGTGGGCGGCCATGTTGGTGATAAAGTTGGATGGTCGGCAAAGTTGAAAGGGAAATATTGGCCCATTCACATTTTTGTGTAAATTATGCTAATATGGACTATGACTATGAGTCTTCAGATTTGCCCATTTTGTTCACTTCCTTTCATAGTTCTTTTTTTTAACGTATAAATTAAAGAagaatgtattttattttccttacATCAAAAGGTATGAGGTTTATCAATTTTGCACGTGAGATCTATCTAGTTGGGGTATGAATACACTTAATCTAAAGTTACAACTAACACATGGTGACTTATTGGACTGGGGGGTGAATTATTTATATAGCAATAATTAGAAAACAACTTTTACAAAATTGAGAGAATTCGGAAAATATCATggaatatacaaaataaattccAACCTTGTATCAGCCTTTAGCTAATATGTTGGGTCTATAATTGGTCCATCAATCATTTCAAGAAAGTGATATTTGTAATTTGGGCGGTTTGGGCGGTAAAGACTTCAAACAAAATGAGTAAAATACTTACAActattatacttttattttgtgGTATCATGAATAAACGacctattttaattcatatttgtatattttaaaagaaacttatgcttttttttaaaaaatgcatCATATTTCAAGATTTTTGAATAGAATGGCAAATTCAATACGGGGTTTCAGTAATAGTTAAAGCGATGACCAAATCTAATCGATCAATTATCGGTCAATCAATAACTGATTAATTGACAAGTGGTTCGATTTCTGATTCTTATACCAGTAACCAGTGCTAGTTCAATTTTCAGTTATTACTGAAGAACCAAAAGATCAatttaaatacataattaattatttatactccaattagtattaattttctaaGTATCTGtttagaaaaaagagaaaatatttttagaagcAAGCAGGCTATTTATTCTATACCCAACATGTATGTGTAGTTGGATTGCTATTTATGGAGCACTGTAAGAATTGTTGTCGGTGTATAAAAAGGGGCCCAATTTTAAACACGTACCTGGAAAGAGCTCCTAATGGGCTTTAGCCTTTAAATATCGGTCATATACGGCCCATTTCTAATGAGCCGGATTCAATTCTCAAAAGGGGAGTTCTATAAAGAACTCAATACCTTTTTATTTATTCCATAATTCCaccttataaataaaatttatagagaaaccaaataaacattttaagtTTTTAATAACTTTATGACTCATTAGATTTCGAAATTTGTAAGCAATGCGTAGTGACATACTTTAAGAGGGTAAGGCTAAGATTACTGTATAGATAAATTTTCatgaaatttaattatgattttcaaattaattaaaaactaaaatgaTTAATTAGAGTTAAATTCCATCAATATTAATGTTCTAAAAGTTTTTTAAGAAAGGTTGATCAATAGGAGAACATGAACTCGAATATGGAAACTATCTCTTTTTGGCATTAGAAAAGAGCCTCAACATTAAAAAACAAGTTGAATAAAGAGATTAAGGATACAAGAAGCCGGaattaattatcataattaattCCGGCAATATACATATTTATTGTGATGTCTGAAAATCAAATCCTTGATTGAGGAAGACTCTTGCAATCCACACCTTCACACTCTGCAAGTTCACCTCCATCTCTCCTTCCATCGTCTGCTCATTACCATCAcaatcaattaaacaaaaaacaatCCCCTAATTGCCCGAAAATCCCGCGGAATTTGGTCAAATTATGATCCATCccataattttaaatatcaacaaaaaaaatcatgaaaattaaatttgtcTGCATTCATCCATTAACAATTTTTTGGCGAAATTGCATCTGATTTAAAGTTGCGAGACAGGCTAGAAGTTGACcgaattttatgttttttttgacAATTTGCCCAAAAACATTAATACACACACAAATGTATATGCTTACATGCAAAGTGAAGGTGAAGACATAGTTTTGATCAGAAGAGACAGTGAGATTC
This region includes:
- the LOC121745161 gene encoding probable aquaporin TIP-type codes for the protein MPDHFNTPFRRLAVGNRDEFTQPGAIKAAVAEFISTLIFVFAGSGAGIAYNNLTGDGPASPSGLISASIAHAFGLFVAVAISANISGGHVNPAVTFGLFVGGNITLFRGILYIIAQLLGSTAASALLIFVTGAAVPTFGVAGISVWSAFVFEIVATFGLVYTVYATAVDPKKGEIGIIAPIAIGLIVGANIFAAGPFTGAAMNPAVAFGPALVGFSWANHWIYWAGPLIGGGIAGVVYEVFFISHTHEPLSEF